The Saimiri boliviensis isolate mSaiBol1 chromosome 19, mSaiBol1.pri, whole genome shotgun sequence genome contains the following window.
GGGGACAGTGGAGCAGTGCCTTGCCCGAGGATCCAGCAGGGGGCTCTGCGAGTGCTCGAGGTACACAATTCGGAGCCATGGGGCCTGTCCTGCAAGATGGCACCAGGCTGGGGGGGCCACGGTCACTACCACTTTCATGCCTGCTGCCCAGTTCCCCCCGGCCAGTCTGTGACGTGGGGAGCGCGGAGGGAGTGGGGACAATAGGCAGTAGAGCGGCTGCTGGCCTTCCACTTgccaccacctcctgggctggGGCCCTTGAGCTGTGGCAGGGCCTTGAGGCTGCAGCTAACTGGGCTTGGGAAGAGAAGACCAGGGAGATCCAGGAGGCATAAATTTTGGGGACCTGTACCCCTCAGGAATACAGGGTTGCCCTAGGAAGGGGCTGTCAAGAGGCCGTAAGTAGATCTAAGTTGGAGACTGACATGATGGATGGAGAGAGTTCGACAGAGGTGCCGCCACTTGAGCCCTGCAAGAAAGCTTCTCTTGGAAATGCACTCTGAGCCAACGGGAAAATCTGTCTCATCGAGGTGCAGCCAAGCTGCCAcctgtgtcacccagcctgatcatcatcttctccttcctcaccccATGTGGCCGCAAGTGACGTCAGGCCACTTTCAAAAGTTAAGTTCACCCTCAAAGGACACACAATTGTTGCATGGAGAATATGCGTTAGATGTGTGAAGGTTCTACAAGTCATTCTAATATACACATTATCTAAATTTTGGGCAATGGCAGACAGCCAAAATAATCCTtaacacaaagaacaaagctggaggcatcacactacctgacttcaaatcatacaaggctatagtaaccaaaacagcatggtactggtataaaaacagacacataaccAGTGGTGTAACAGAATACAGACTCAGAAGTAAATCCATATACTTATGGTCAACCGATTGTCACAAAGGCATCAAGAACATACagtgggtaatcccagcactttgggaagctgcggcaggtggatcacttgaggccaagagttcgagaccagcctggccaacacggttaaaccccgtctctactcaaaatacaaaaattagccaagtgtgacagcaggtgcctgtaatcccagctacttgggaggctaaggcagaacaatcacttgaactcaggaggcggaggtttcagtgagccaagatcacaccactgcactccaacctgggtaacaaagcaagactatctcaaaaaaaaaaagttaaaagagaacatttgccgggtgcggtggctcaagcctgtaatcccagcactttgggaggccgaggcgggtggatcacgaggtcgagagttcgagaccatcctggtcgacatggtgaaaccccatctctactaaaaatacaaaaaatcagctgggcatggtggcgtgtgcctgtaatcccagctactcgggaggccgaggcaggagaattgcctgaacccaggaggcggaggttgcggtgagccgagatcgcgccattgcactccagcctgggtaacaagagcgaaactccgtctcaaaaaaaaaaaaaaaaaaaaaaagagaatatttttgggccgggtatggtggctcacgtttgtaatcccagcactctgggaggccgcagtgggcaaattgcttgagcccaggagtttgagaccagcctggccaacatggtgaaacggcatctctactaaaaatacaaaatttagccgggcgcggtggctcaagcctgtaatcccagcactttgggaggctgaggcgggtggatcacaaggtcgagagatcgagaccatcctggtcaacatggtgaaaccccgtctctactaaaaatacaaaaaattagctgggcatggtggcacgtgcctgtaatcccagctactcaggaggctgaggcaggagaattgcttgaacccaggaggcggaggttgcagtgagccgagatcgcgccattgcactccagcctgggtaacaagagtgacactccgtctcaaaaaaaaaaaaaaaaaaaaaaaaaaaaaaaaaaatttagctgggtgtggcagctctggcctggaatcccagctactcaggaggctgaagaggcatgagaatggcttgagcctgggaggtggaggttgcagtgagctgagaccatgccactgcactccagcctgggcaacagagtaagactctgtctcaaaaaaaaaaagaaaaaaaaaatacaatggagaaaggacaccttcttcaataaacagtgctgggaaaactggatactCATGTGAAGacaaatgaaactggacccctatatttcacatcatatacaaaaatctactCAAGACAGGTTAAAACTTAACGTAAGccccaaactataaaacttcaaaagaaaatatgggaGAAACACTTTAGGACACTGGTCTAGGCAAAGGAGCTGTGGCTAAGACCTCAAACACAcaagcaacaaaaccaaaaatggacaaatgggactaCATTAAACTcaaaggcttctgcacagcaaaggaaacaacagggtgaagagacaacctgttgaatgggagaaaatatctacaAACTCTCAAtccaacaaagaactaatatccagagtATATAAGGAATACAAAcaagagtaaaaacaaataattccttTAACGAGTGAGCAAAGAAcatgagcagacatttctcaaaagatgatgTACAAAAATGGCCAATAgattcatgaaaaaaatactcaccatcactaattatcaagggaaatgcaaatcaaaaccacaatgaggctggatgctgtggctcatgcctgtaatcccagcactttgggaggctgaggtgggtggatcacttgaggtcagaagttcaagaccagcttggccaacatggtgagtccccatctctactacaactacaaaaattagctgggcatggtggcgggtgcctgtaatcccagctactcgggaggctggggtaggagaattgcttgaacccgtgagatgggggttgcagtgagccacagctgcaccactgcactctagccagggagaaagagcgagactccatctcagaaaaacaaaaaacaaaatgcaatgagATACAAagcccagttagaatggctacttttttcttttttggagacagtgtcttggtctgtcgcctaggctggagtgcagtggcacaatcatgcctcactacagcttcaatcttctgggctcaggtgatcctcctgcctcagcctcacgagtagcagggactgcaggtgtgcaccaacatgcctggctattattattattattattgcctggctaatattattattagtgcctggctattattattattattattattattattactgtagaGCCTCccaatgttgcctaggctggtcttgaactcctgggctcaaatgatcctcccaaagagctaggataacaggtgtgagccactgtacccagcctagaaTGGCtattaacattatttattttattttcatttttgtttgagacagtctcactctgtcacctgggctggagtacaatggtgtggtctcaactcattgcaacctctgcctcccaggttcaagtgattctcctgcatcagcctcccaagtagctgggtaccaccacatccggctgatttttgggtttttagagatgggtgtcactgggttggccaggctggtctcgaactcctgacctcatgatccgcccgccttggcctcccaaagtgctgggattaaacgtgtgagccaccacgcccgacctaaaatggctgttattaaaaagacaaaaaataacattctggtgaggatgcagagaaaagttgatctcataaagGTAGAGCAGAATGATAATTAACAGAGGCTGGGAGAAGAGGCAGGGGATGAAGAGAGAGAGTTTAATGGTAGAAACATACAGTTAGGTAAAAGTTGTAAATTCAGTTGTTTAACAGCAGAGTAAGGTGACAatgtactgtatatttcaaagttgCTAAGAAGAGCCTGGTGCagtgatgagcacctgtaatcccagctattcaggaagctgagacaggaggactgcttgaggtcaggagttggagacgggccagggcagcatagtgagacccccatctcagagcaaaaccaaaaacaaagtgGTTAGAAGAGAGGTCTTGAACTGTTCCCAGCGCACAAATACCCAAAGCATGAACACCTCTAATACCCTGACTGGATCACtgcacattctatgcatgtagcAAAATATCACGTGCTtcctaaatatgtaaaatgtcatgtatcaatttaaaaacataccGTCCCATCCTCTGTTCTTGTTCTCCACCCAACCCCCTACCACACAcatggttttttggttttgcttttttgtgtgagacggagtctgaTAAAAGCCCAGGAGTCTGAAAAAAGCttcagctctgtcacccaggctggagtacagtgacacagtctcagctcactgcaacctctgcctcccgggttcaagcacttctctgcctcagcctcccaagtagctgggattataagtgcccaccaccacaccctgttgtttttttgtgtttttagtagagatggggtttcaccatgttggccaggctggtcttgaactcctgacctcgtgatccacctgcctcagcctcccaaagtgctgggattacaggcgtgagccaccgtgcccagcgaactcgtgtatatatatatatatatatatatatatgtatgtatctatgttgGGCAGTGGTGATATGCAGCAGTAGAATGACCACCAGGTTTAACTCCAAATCTGACTTGGAGGTGCTGTTACCTTGGGTGAGCCACCTGCCCTCACTGGGTCCATGGCCTCACCTGCTCTATCAGGGGAAACTGTACCTGGTGGAGGATCTGGGGAAGCCTGTCTGCTGAGGCTGGCAGAGACCACTGCACACGCCCAAGGACAGGTAATGGGTGGCTGTCCCCAGGGGGCAAGCTCTCCTACTCCCTGTGGGGGTCCCTTGTGTTGGAAGGGAGGAAACCACCAATTTGGGGATCTCAGAGGGCCCattagagaaggaagaggaagaggcaggctggGGCACTGACCTGCCAGGCCTGCTGCCGGGCCTGGACCTGTAGCTGCAGCTCCTCCAGCTCCCTCCGCCCTGCCAGGACGGCATCTGCCAGCTGCCGGTTCTCGGCCTCCTGTTTCTGCACGTGGTGCCGCAGGGTGTCCCGTTGCTGCAAGAAGTAGGGTGCCATGGCGCTGTGCAGATCCTTCTCTGGGATCCCGCTGGGGCGCCTGGAGGGCCACAGGGAGCACAAGGAATGAGGAGGGAGGCGGAATGCCCTCGTGGAAGGGGTTCAAATTCCAAGCCCACTGGGTGACATGCCCACCTTGTCCCAACTTGGGCTGGCTTCCAAGGTCTCTCCTGTGGTCCCTCTCACCTCCCAAGACCTGTTCCCCATAGGAATGCTCACTTCCTGTCCCTGGGTTTCAATGCTTAGGGGTCCACCCTCTCCCCCTTCTCACTTCAGCCCCTATGTTAGCCTTCCCTATCATACCCCACATTCCCCTCCTCTCTTCCAGACACGCCCCATTTATAACACTTCAGGGCtagaggtgactttttttttttttttttttaagacggagtttcactcttgttacccaggctggagtgcaatggtgtgatctcagctcaccgcaacctccgcctcctgggttcaggcaattctcctgcctcagcctcctgagtagctgggattacaggcacgcaccaccatgcccagctaattttttgtatttttagtagagacagggtttcaccatgttgaccaggatggtctcgatctctcgacctcgtgatccacccgcctcggcctccccaagtgctgggattacaggcgtgagccactgcgcccggccagggcTAGAGGTGACTTTCTATCCCCTGCCTCTGTCCTTGTGACATGTGCCCTGCTGGTGCACCCAGTCCATCAGACTGAGCCGGAGAGGTTGAGGGTGGCTCCTGAGGGAGGGCCCAGACTGTGGGAGACCCCCAGAAGTGTCGGCTGATATGGGAAGATAAAGTCAAGTCTGAGGAGGCAAGATTACACCAGGGGTGGAGGCACTgtgagttctttaaaaattatttttcaatggcTGGGCATCATtgaaatgccagcactttggaaggccaaggcgggtggatcacctgaggtcgggtatttgcaaccagcctggccaacatggtgaaatcccacctctactaaaaatacaaagattagccaggcatggtggctggcgcctgtaatcccagctactcaggaggctgaggcaagagaattgcttgaacacaggagacggaggttgcggtgagccaagattgcgccattgcactccagcctgggtaacaagagcaaaactccgtctcaaaaaaaaaaaaacaaaacaaaactctttcaGTTGTGAAGCTTAATTCTCTTAAGTATTAAGGttgcaaagcatttttaaaaattagatatttcAAGAAAGATTTCTACTCCCTCTGGCCTAGGATCCTACTAATGGAGGGCGGgttgcaggaggcagaggcttagCTGCTGGGGTCTTGCTGGCCCCTGCTCTCCACCGCTCATCCCAGGCCCCACTTTTCCACCTTATACTCGGTGTATCAGGCAGCTGGCTGCCGCTGAAATGTCAGCTCCAGGAGAGTGGTAttgtgtctgtcttgttcactgctaaGTCTCTGGCATCTAAAACAGTATtgaggccagacgtggtggctcacacctgtaatcccagcactttgagaggccaaggcaggtggatcatctaaggtcaggagtttgagaccagcctggccaaccatgtctactaaaaatacaaaaattagctgggtgtggtggtgtgcgcctgtaatcccagctaccagggacgctgaggcaggagaatcacttgaacccaggaggtggaggttgcagtgacccaagatcatgccactgcatcctaacctgggtgacagagcaagactctgtctcaaatataaataaataaataaacaaccagTATCGAGCAGATAGTAGGTGCTCCCTAAATACCTGCTTAATGAATAAACGAATAAAACCAGTTGCCCGGCCAGCCTCATCTACACCTGGAAGATGTACAGCATGATTGCAAACCTCACGGTTCTGCCTCCTCTCACTCCCCCACCCCTTTCTCCCACAGGCACAACAGGTCCTTAAATGAGCTCCCTCAGGAAGGCTTCTTCAGTCTGGCCCCATTCCTCCTTAATCCCCTGGATAACATGGCTTACCTGGGCCTCTCCTCCCCTGAAGGGAACTGTGTGGTACAACCGTTTTCGGTTACTGTTTGGTGTCTGTCTGCTCTACTCGTCCCTGTCAAAAGGTTTTCTCTCAGGGGCAACAAGCCCAGAGTCTCATGGATATGGTGAACGTAGggtcagccttttaaaaaatttttttagcggcagggtctcattatattgcccaggttagtcctgaactcttgaactcctgggtatCGAGTGATCCCCACACCTCAGCACCCCGAGgaactggattacaggcatcatgAGTCACCACTCCCTGCTTAGGTCAGTCTTAAAGTCTCCAAGAAGCTGAAttggccaggtgtcgtggctcaagcctgtaatcccagcactttgggaggtcaaagtgggaggacAGCTTTAAGACCACGAGTTTGTgacgagcctggccaagatagtgagaccctgactctaggggaaaaaaaagcggAATTGCTGCCTCTTTCCCATGCCTTCTCGCCTCCCTGCCCCGCTCTCACCAGGCCGGCTCCTTGCGGTCTTTGCCTTCTTCCACAATTTTATCCAAGGCATTCAAGACGGCTTCCAGGTTCCCCTCCTCTTTGATTTCAGAGATTTCCTCCTTAAGACAGAGGAGCAAAGAGCCGTAATGACACTAGACGAGCTCATGGGAAAGATATGCTAAAATGCTAATAGCACTTGGTAAGATTTTGGCTGATTTCtgttctgggtcttttttttttttttgagaccgagtcttactttgtcacccaggctagagtgcagtggtataatctcagctcactgcaacctctgcctcctgggttcaagcgattctcctgtctcagacttcccagtagctgggattacaggtgtgtgccaccatgcccagctaatttttgtacttttagtggagatggggtttcaccatgtttgccaggctggtctcaaactcctgacttcatgatccacctgcctcagtctcccaaagtgctgggattataggcgtgagccatcacatccagccttTGTTCTGGGTCTTTATGTTTTCCTTAACATTTCAACTTTTCTACATGTGGCTTTTACAATTaagaaaataggctgggtgcagcctggctaacatggtgaaaccctgtctctgctaaaaaaaaaaaaaaaaggaaaattagctgggcgtggtggcacacacctgtgatcccagctacttgggaggctgaggcacaagaatcacttgaacctgggatgcaaaggctgtagtgagctgagatcataccactgcactgcagcctgggcaacagagcgagactctgcctcaagaaaataaattaaaattttgtacCACTATACCGACCTAAAgtgggaaatattttttaaaagagcctgTAGGCTGGAAGTtcatgtaatcccaggactctgggaagccaaggtgggaggatcgcttgagcccagagagTGAGGCTCCAgggagctatgattatgccactatactcaagcctgggtgatagaacaagatcttgacttagggaaaaaaaaaaaagaccccatcAGCCCTTGCTGCTTTGCATGATCTAGAGGGCAGACAACATAAAACACATAATTACGATACAGGACAGTGAGTGAAGCCTGCATCTAAGGTACCTGCATCATTTGGAGGGGAGGGATGATGGGTGCTGCAGCCTACTGGGCACCCAGGACAGCTCTAGGGGCTGAGGAGACAGAGGGGCAGAGGGTGGGGCCCTGCCCCCAGGGGACTGACAATCTGGAGACAGAGCCCAAGTCAACAGCACCCGACGGGCTTCCTTCCACTCACCCGGATAGATGTCTGCAACTGAGCTATAAACTTGTCATAGATCCGCTGTGTCATCTCAGGCTGCAACTGGTAGAAGCGCTTGTAGCAGTCAGTGAATCTCTGATAGCTGGCGGGAAGGAGAGAAGCAAAGGTGAGGAGGGCCAAGCACATTGCTGGCCatcagcctgcctgcctgccggCCTGCACACCTCCGCTTCGCATCACAGGACTCTGAGCTCTGTCCACTCACGGCCCTGGTTAAAGGCAGTGGATGCAAATCTCTCATCTAAGCATGAGTCACTGAGGATGGGTCAACCCCATCAATGCCCCATCAGCACACCCACTCCCTCTTGGGAGAGCTCCAGGTGAGTTTAAGTGTTTCTCCCTTAAAGATTACTCCTCGCCCCTTCCACAGTTTCTAACAAGCTCCCCACTGAGGCTGATGGTGCCGGTCTGGGGACCGCACTTTGAGAGCCTCTGGTCATTCCAGTATCCCTGAAGGACCTGGATTAGGATGGGGCATGTGACATCTGGGAAAGACTGGCTTGCTCCTAAAAAGAGCTGGATAGAAAGCAACCAGGGCCCTCTGCAGGATATTACTATACCCAGGTGATGCTGTTTGGCAGCCACGAGCCCCTGGGCTTAGGGCAGAGTTTACACCAAGCTGCAGCCGCTATACTTGGAAGCTTCTTGTTACACAAGGTAATGTATTTCTCTTACTGTTGAAGCccgattttctttctttttcgaggcagactctcgctctgtcgcccaggctggagtgcagtagtgcagtctcggctcactgcaacatccacctcccaggttcaagcgattctcctgcctcagcctcccaagtagctgggactacaggggcccccccaccacacccagctaatttttatatttttagtagagacggggtttcaccatgttggccaggctggtctcaaactcctgacctcaggtgatccacctgcctcggcctcccgaagtgctaggattgcaggtgtgagccagtgcgctCAGCCTGAAgcctgattttctatttttctttttgagataggatctcactccatcacccaggctggagtacagttacacaatcagagctcactgccaccttcaacttcaactcctggcctcagggtatcctcctgcctcagtctcctgagtagctaggactacaggtgcttaccaTCATGACCAGcgacttctttttttatttttctgtagagttggggtctcactgtgttgcccagactggtctcaaactcctgggctcaaacaatcctcctcgcctcagcctcccaaagagctgggagtctaggagtgagccatcatgcccagccaagccTGATTTTAAATGAGGTCTCTGCCACTAGCAGCTGAGAGCTCCTCACTGATAAATCCCTTGCAGCTGGAAGGATCAAATGGTATCCGGTATATTCGCAACAGCTTATTCCTTTTGGACAAACAAACCCAAGTTAAAcaaattctttttctccctcctgctgttttctccctctcccgtgtctgtctctctgtctacTCTCTCAGGCCCTTCcccttcaacaaatattcactcaGTGTCTGCTATATTCTGATTGCCCACCAGGAACTGGGTATTCAGGGTAGATGAGGCCGACGTGGTCCTCCTGCAGCTTccgggaggaggaagagaaggagagatggCGGAGAGGCAGAACCTCACCTGTATGTGATAATCATCACTTGTGGAgagt
Protein-coding sequences here:
- the PMF1 gene encoding polyamine-modulated factor 1 isoform X3, which encodes MAEASSADLGGSCEEKRHEESSPESVPPGTTISRVKLLDTMVDTFLQKLVAAGSYQRFTDCYKRFYQLQPEMTQRIYDKFIAQLQTSIREEISEIKEEGNLEAVLNALDKIVEEGKDRKEPACNGTPCGTTCRNRRPRTGSWQMPSWQGGGSWRSCSYRSRPGSRPGRLYTENRRSWLLC
- the PMF1 gene encoding polyamine-modulated factor 1 isoform X2 — its product is MAEASSADLGGSCEEKRHEESSPESVPPGTTISRVKLLDTMVDTFLQKLVAAGSYQRFTDCYKRFYQLQPEMTQRIYDKFIAQLQTSIRAPQRDPREGSAQRHGTLLLAATGHPAAPRAETGGREPAAGRCRPGRAEGAGGAAATGPGPAAGLAGSTQRTEGAGCCAEGA
- the PMF1 gene encoding polyamine-modulated factor 1 isoform X1, yielding MAEASSADLGGSCEEKRHEESSPESVPPGTTISRVKLLDTMVDTFLQKLVAAGSYQRFTDCYKRFYQLQPEMTQRIYDKFIAQLQTSIREEISEIKEEGNLEAVLNALDKIVEEGKDRKEPAWRPSGIPEKDLHSAMAPYFLQQRDTLRHHVQKQEAENRQLADAVLAGRRELEELQLQVQARQQAWQALHREQKELVAVLREPE